A part of Drosophila bipectinata strain 14024-0381.07 chromosome 3L, DbipHiC1v2, whole genome shotgun sequence genomic DNA contains:
- the LOC108127645 gene encoding uncharacterized protein, whose product MGGRRCVICGEEPPEKDHKGNEAYAFPKDEDEARIWQASMGAKGCCVESIQQQCCVCVQHIPEFVKRAKRVGRRIRNLERNKEKRREELMALAGAGCKCPDGDTPGPDRPTVNVLLLNGASLPTYCGKGQTAENVCQAPDADGDSGMKLKRVNAQDSDTEIFVQESGFLDTGGSFPDIDGTEMTVMRAPTQDDEELEIFHKDCLAEEEKHGKGLRARRNICMPGCTDVLLLARGRHATDECPCKCEQCSKPSNLPDDGECCDPPCCPDTQPEYYTQPPCGCECEQQVRRELGRVIKTQTQRIRELESRLCRQNNMRSCLQRKLDELYCEFGKLDEDHGEGSHARLQCPAPDCAAVVVSQQAPPTSHAPLKESPQLPKVPRFRRSVHKMTPAPPPPEERDSSDDDLFVNESFERVHWVAMRNTETDDGRRTRRPEWTTTKEPGTLTPMSRSQMSIRFGNNIVPESKTSLQLSNKSRSLGSRP is encoded by the exons ATGGGCGGAAGACGCTGTGTGATCTGCGGCGAGGAGCCACCCGAGAAGGACCACAAGGGAAACGAGGCCTACGCCTTCCccaaggacgaggacgaggccCGCATCTGGCAGGCGAGCATGGGGGCCAAGGGCTGCTGCGTGGAGAGCATCCAGCAGCAGTGCTGCGTCTGTGTCCAGCACATTCCCGAGTTCGTGAAGCGAGCCAAGAGGGTGGGCCGAAGGATTCGAAACCTGGAGCGCAACAAGGAGAAGAGGCGGGAGGAGCTGATGGCCCTAGCCGGAGCCGGCTGTAAGTGTCCAGACGGGGACACGCCGGGTCCGGATCGGCCAACAGTCAACGTTCTACTCCTCAACGGAGCCTCCCTGCCCACCTACTGCGGCAAGGGCCAGACGGCCGAAAATGTCTGCCAAGCTCCAGATGCTGACGGCGATTCTGGCATGAAACTCAAGCGGGTCAACGCCCAGGACTCGGACACGGAGATCTTTGTCCAGGAGTCGGGCTTTCTCGACACCGGCGGCAGCTTTCCCGACATCGACGGCACCGAAATGACCGTAATGCGAGCTCCAACCCAAGACGACGAGGAGCTGGAAATATTTCACAAGGACTGCCTGGCAGAGGAGGAGAAGCATGGCAAAGGCCTGAG AGCCCGCCGGAACATATGCATGCCGGGCTGCACGGATGTCCTGCTGCTGGCCCGCGGGCGTCACGCCACCGACGAGTGCCCCTGCAAGTGCGAGCAGTGCTCGAAGCCCTCCAACCTGCCGGACGACGGCGAGTGCTGCGACCCGCCCTGCTGCCCGGACACTCAGCCGGAGTACTACACCCAGCCGCCCTGCGGCTGCGAGTGCGAGCAGCAGGTGCGGCGCGAACTGGGCCGGGTCATTAAGACCCAGACCCAGCGGATCAGGGAGCTGGAGTCCCGGCTCTGTCGGCAGAACAACATGCGCAGCTGTCTCCAGCGGAAGCTCGACGAGCTGTACTGCGAGTTTGGCAAGTTGGACGAGGACCATGGCGAGGGCAGTCACGCCCGACTCCAATGCCCGGCCCCCGACTGCGCGGCAGTGGTGGTGTCTCAGCAGGCGCCTCCCACATCGCACGCGCCCCTGAAGGAGTCCCCCCAACTACCGAAGGTACCTCGGTTCCGACGCTCCGTCCACAAAATGACTCCCGCTCCACCGCCACCGGAGGAGAGGGACTCGTCGGACGATGACTTGTTTGTCAATGAGTCCTTCGAGAGGGTTCACTGGGTGGCCATGCGTAATACGGAAACGGATGATGGTCGCAGGACCCGTAGACCGGAGTGGACCACTACCAAGGAGCCGGGTACTCTCACTCCCATGAGTCGCAGCCAAATGTCGATCCGCTTCGGGAATAATATCGTGCCCGAAAGTAAGACGTCCCTTCAGCTATCTAACAAGTCGAGGTCGCTGGGATCGCGTCCTTGA